A single Phoenix dactylifera cultivar Barhee BC4 chromosome 1, palm_55x_up_171113_PBpolish2nd_filt_p, whole genome shotgun sequence DNA region contains:
- the LOC103722105 gene encoding protein farnesyltransferase/geranylgeranyltransferase type-1 subunit alpha: MSSSDDDDERIPFIQRPEWSDVRPVPQDDGPHPIVPIAYHDDFRETMDYFRAVYLADERSRRALDLTTEAIGMNPGNYTVWHFRRLVLEALNVDLHEERDFIDEIAVHNSKNYQIWHHRRWVAEKLGPQAADKELEFTMMILALDAKNYHAWSHRQWVLQSLGGWEKELDYCCKLLEDDIFNNSAWNQRYFVITRSPLLGGLQAMRDSEVSYTVEAILANPQNESPWRYLRGLYKGDTDLLVSDNQVSDVCLKVLKTNHNYIFALSLLLDLLCYGFQPSDELKRVVQFLGKIEPDSSDANLATTICSILETVDPMRSNYWAWRKNNLPSEVC, translated from the exons ATGTCGTCCTCCGACGACGATGACGAGCGGATCCCCTTCATCCAGCGGCCGGAATGGTCGGACGTCAGGCCCGTCCCTCAGGACGACGGGCCGCACCCGATCGTCCCCATCGCCTACCACGACGACTTCCGGGAGACCATGGACTACTTCCGCGCCGTCTACCTTGCCGACGAGCGGAGCCGCCGCGCGCTTGACCTCACCACTGAGGCCATCGGGATGAACCCTGGGAACTACACT GTCTGGCATTTCAGACGCCTTGTACTTGAGGCATTGAATGTCGATTTGCATGAGGAAAGGGATTTCATTGACGAAATTGCCGTACACAATTCTAAGAATTATCAAATCTG GCATCACAGGCGGTGGGTTGCAGAGAAACTGGGACCTCAGGCTGCAGATAAAGAGCTTGAATTTACAATGATGATACTTGCTCTTGATGCTAAAAATTACCATGCCTGGTCTCATAGGCAG TGGGTTCTTCAGTCACTGGGTGGCTGGGAAAAGGAGCTTGACTACTGTTGTAAGCTGCTTGAAGATGACATTTTCAATAATTCAGCTTGGAATCAG AGGTACTTCGTCATCACAAGATCTCCACTCCTTGGGGGCTTGCAAGCAATGCGAGACTCTGAAGTAAGCTACACGGTTGAAGCCATCCTAGCCAACCCTCAGAACGAGAGCCCTTGGAGGTACCTCCGAGGTTTATACAAGGGTGACACTGACTTGTTGGTAAGCGACAACCAAGTCTCCGATGTATGCCTGAAGGTCTTGAAGACTAATCACAACTACATATTTGCATTGAGCCTGCTCTTGGATCTCCTTTGTTATGGTTTCCAACCTTCTGATGAACTCAAGAGGGTCGTTCAGTTTTTGGGGAAAATTGAACCAGACTCATCGGATGCCAATTTAGCAACTACTATCTGCTCCATCTTAGAGACTGTGGACCCAATGAGATCAAACTACTGGGCATGGCGCAAAAACAATCTTCCTTCTGAGGTTTGTTGA